Proteins encoded within one genomic window of Synechococcus sp. PCC 7335:
- a CDS encoding ABC transporter permease, with product MDFAESLKMATKTLSANKLRSGLTMLGIIIGNASVIAMIGIGEGAQKYVNGQLQTLGPNVLFVIPGNREARQLGDLNIPRTLVLADAKAISTQVPSVAAVAAEKTTQGIVSYRSRNTSTNITGTTSGFLGVRNFEVAQGRFLTDLDERSNSLVAVIGSTLAERLFDNESSVGKQIRLKGITFEIIGVLEQKGSSLGLDYDDSVMIPITTLTSRLAGRTSPYGIEVGFISISAVSQEAMETAEFQITNLLRLRHRITAGDDFYIQSQDTLLDIANTVTGALTLMLAAIASISLFVGGIGIMNIMLVSVRERTQEIGLRKAIGASQKDILSQFLIEAIILSALGGLIGTAFGAGSIFLIAAFSPFEAGVSISAVVIAVGVSGSIGLFFGVVPARQASKLDPIVALRSA from the coding sequence ATGGATTTTGCTGAAAGCCTGAAAATGGCGACCAAAACGCTCAGTGCTAACAAGCTACGCAGCGGCCTGACGATGCTAGGTATCATCATCGGCAACGCCTCTGTGATTGCTATGATTGGCATCGGTGAAGGGGCTCAAAAGTATGTAAACGGCCAGCTACAGACACTAGGACCCAACGTACTGTTTGTCATTCCGGGTAATCGTGAGGCTAGGCAGCTAGGAGATCTCAATATTCCAAGGACGCTGGTGCTCGCAGATGCTAAAGCGATCTCAACTCAAGTCCCTTCTGTAGCCGCAGTTGCTGCAGAAAAGACGACTCAAGGTATTGTCAGCTATCGTAGTCGCAATACGAGTACAAACATTACGGGCACGACGAGCGGATTTTTGGGTGTCCGTAACTTTGAAGTAGCTCAAGGACGATTCCTAACCGATCTAGACGAGCGCTCAAACAGTCTAGTGGCGGTAATTGGCAGCACGCTAGCTGAACGACTATTCGACAACGAAAGCTCAGTAGGTAAGCAGATTCGGCTCAAAGGCATCACGTTTGAAATCATCGGCGTCTTAGAACAAAAGGGATCGAGCCTAGGACTTGATTACGATGATTCTGTGATGATTCCGATTACGACACTGACGAGTCGGCTCGCTGGCCGCACCTCACCTTATGGAATTGAAGTAGGGTTTATCTCTATTTCGGCAGTTAGCCAAGAGGCGATGGAGACCGCTGAATTTCAAATTACTAACTTGCTAAGACTGCGTCATCGAATTACAGCAGGGGATGACTTCTATATTCAAAGCCAAGATACGCTGCTAGATATTGCTAATACAGTGACTGGCGCATTGACTTTGATGCTAGCTGCGATCGCTTCCATATCCTTATTCGTTGGCGGTATTGGCATCATGAATATCATGCTGGTTTCAGTCCGCGAGCGGACTCAAGAGATCGGCTTAAGAAAAGCCATTGGTGCGTCACAAAAAGATATCCTCAGTCAGTTCCTAATCGAAGCCATTATTCTCTCTGCGCTTGGCGGCCTCATCGGAACTGCTTTTGGTGCGGGCAGCATCTTTCTGATTGCGGCTTTCAGTCCCTTTGAAGCAGGTGTCTCAATTAGCGCTGTGGTCATTGCGGTCGGCGTTTCGGGCAGCATTGGCTTATTCTTTGGCGTTGTTCCAGCGCGGCAAGCCTCGAAGTTAGACCCAATTGTGGCACTGCGCAGCGCATAA
- a CDS encoding SRPBCC family protein, whose product MSSRHASRRVRSLGKLAAIALTLITPLATTASAQTQLLLANESSQSVYDALTAQERAALEGGQVMVSAARDGDSGQFVARVLIDAPVAQAWEVLTDYDNFEKFLPNIENSELLESEDNRRVFEQRNVISVVPSVLEINSRVVIESTEAYPKTVDFRLVDGDLDALQGVWQLDPVVTDEAGTEQVLITHRVNIDPGNSSPRGLFFSTYRLVLEDSLVAAKAETEKRAKALANLP is encoded by the coding sequence ATGTCTTCTCGTCATGCTTCCCGGCGCGTTCGGTCTCTAGGCAAACTGGCCGCGATCGCGCTTACTCTGATCACACCGCTAGCAACTACTGCCTCAGCCCAAACCCAACTCTTACTTGCAAACGAATCTAGTCAAAGCGTTTACGATGCTCTTACCGCTCAAGAACGCGCTGCTTTGGAAGGTGGGCAGGTGATGGTCAGTGCAGCCAGAGATGGTGATAGCGGGCAGTTTGTCGCGCGAGTGCTGATTGATGCCCCAGTGGCACAAGCGTGGGAAGTACTAACAGATTACGACAACTTTGAGAAGTTCTTACCCAACATTGAGAACAGTGAGCTTTTAGAGTCAGAAGACAATCGCCGAGTGTTCGAACAGAGGAACGTGATTTCTGTGGTTCCTTCGGTGCTTGAGATTAACAGCCGAGTGGTGATTGAATCAACAGAAGCCTATCCAAAGACAGTAGACTTTCGGCTGGTGGATGGCGATCTAGATGCTTTGCAGGGCGTTTGGCAGCTCGATCCGGTAGTGACTGATGAAGCTGGAACAGAACAGGTTCTGATCACTCACCGGGTAAATATCGATCCGGGTAATAGTTCGCCAAGAGGGCTGTTTTTTAGCACCTACCGATTGGTTCTAGAAGATTCTTTGGTTGCAGCTAAGGCGGAAACTGAGAAGAGAGCAAAAGCGCTTGCTAATCTGCCATAG
- a CDS encoding type I polyketide synthase, giving the protein MNDASASLSPTKRALLAIKTLQAKLDALEQAQYEPIAIVGMSCRFPGGVDSPDSFWKLLKRQTDAISKVPSDRWPSEHYHDVEPTAPGKMISCNGGFIPSLYDFDAAFFRVSPREAVTLDPQQRLALELGWEALEHAGVAPDALSTDDQRAVGVFLGISSIDHWQQLLERSPEEIDAYLATGNSHSVAAGRLSFLLGVNGPSLAVDTACSSSLVAVHLACQSLRQRECNLALVGGVNRILTPAASINFSKARMLSADGRCRTFDKAASGFGRAEGGGMVVLKRLSDAQAAGDRIQAVILGSATNHNGRTNGLTAPSKLAQAAVIQQALTASRLTPAAVDYVETHGTGTALGDPIEVGALEQVFADAKRTAPVVLGALKTNIGHAEAAAGIAGLIKAVLAIEHEQIPANLHLDCPNPLIAWETLPFYLPRQTTPWPKADSRTAGVSAFGFNGTNAHLIVQSPPPLFEDARPKNERSNRLDRDPIAYSSSHEPISSYLLPLSARTPAALTQLLARYAQYLAAHPDIALADLCFTASTGRSHFSCRLAIISPSLSVLRQILIATLSGRPQSDCYYSDSYKSGSPTLFSDSKASYVSPSVASPTASPGASLSAISLEATAKRYVKGEVIDWRVLYQKQKRIKLALPTYPFQREYYGPSQA; this is encoded by the coding sequence ATGAATGATGCTTCCGCCTCGCTCTCGCCGACCAAACGAGCTCTTCTAGCTATCAAGACGCTTCAGGCAAAACTCGACGCGCTTGAGCAGGCTCAGTATGAACCTATCGCCATTGTGGGAATGAGCTGTCGCTTTCCAGGTGGGGTGGACTCTCCTGATTCATTTTGGAAGCTACTAAAAAGACAAACTGACGCGATCTCTAAGGTCCCTAGCGATCGCTGGCCGAGCGAACACTATCACGATGTCGAACCCACTGCTCCTGGGAAAATGATCTCTTGCAACGGTGGATTTATCCCGAGCCTATATGACTTTGATGCCGCATTTTTTCGCGTTTCTCCAAGGGAAGCGGTGACGCTCGATCCGCAGCAGCGCCTTGCTCTAGAACTCGGTTGGGAAGCACTAGAGCATGCCGGAGTCGCACCTGATGCTTTGAGCACGGACGATCAACGCGCTGTTGGTGTTTTTTTAGGGATTAGTAGTATCGACCACTGGCAGCAGCTACTTGAGCGATCGCCAGAGGAAATTGATGCCTATCTGGCAACGGGAAATTCTCACAGTGTAGCGGCAGGTCGGCTGTCCTTTTTACTAGGGGTGAACGGGCCTAGTTTGGCAGTTGATACGGCTTGCTCTTCTTCCTTGGTAGCGGTGCATCTAGCCTGTCAAAGTCTGCGCCAACGGGAATGTAATCTAGCACTAGTAGGTGGCGTCAATCGAATTTTAACCCCAGCGGCAAGCATTAATTTCTCTAAGGCACGAATGCTCTCGGCAGATGGACGCTGTCGAACGTTTGACAAAGCCGCAAGTGGATTTGGCCGAGCAGAAGGCGGTGGAATGGTCGTGCTAAAGCGGCTAAGCGATGCCCAAGCAGCAGGTGATCGCATTCAGGCGGTTATCCTGGGTTCTGCGACTAATCACAACGGGCGAACGAATGGTTTAACTGCGCCCAGCAAACTAGCCCAGGCCGCTGTCATCCAGCAGGCGCTGACCGCTAGCCGCCTAACCCCGGCCGCTGTGGACTATGTGGAAACCCATGGCACAGGGACTGCACTAGGAGATCCGATTGAAGTTGGCGCGTTAGAGCAGGTGTTCGCAGATGCTAAAAGGACAGCGCCGGTAGTGCTAGGGGCTTTAAAGACGAATATTGGCCACGCGGAAGCCGCTGCGGGAATAGCCGGGCTGATTAAGGCTGTTTTGGCGATTGAGCATGAACAGATTCCAGCTAATCTGCATCTTGATTGTCCTAATCCGCTGATTGCGTGGGAGACGCTACCTTTTTACCTGCCCCGGCAGACAACGCCTTGGCCAAAAGCAGACTCTCGCACGGCGGGTGTCAGTGCCTTTGGCTTCAACGGCACTAACGCACACTTGATTGTGCAGTCACCGCCGCCACTGTTTGAAGATGCTCGCCCAAAAAATGAACGTTCTAATCGACTTGATCGAGATCCCATAGCGTATTCATCAAGTCACGAGCCTATTTCCTCTTATCTTCTACCGCTATCTGCTAGGACGCCTGCTGCGTTAACGCAGCTACTTGCACGCTATGCTCAGTATTTGGCAGCTCATCCAGATATTGCCTTAGCTGATCTGTGTTTTACCGCTAGCACCGGGCGATCGCACTTTTCCTGCCGTCTAGCAATTATCTCTCCTTCTCTCTCGGTTCTCCGTCAAATTTTGATTGCGACGCTCTCAGGCCGACCTCAGTCTGACTGTTATTACAGTGACAGCTACAAAAGTGGTAGTCCGACACTCTTTTCTGATTCAAAAGCATCTTATGTTTCTCCTTCAGTAGCTTCTCCAACAGCTTCTCCAGGGGCTTCCCTATCGGCAATTTCTCTTGAAGCTACGGCAAAGCGATACGTCAAAGGGGAAGTGATTGACTGGAGAGTGCTTTATCAGAAACAAAAGCGAATTAAGTTGGCCTTACCAACTTACCCATTCCAGCGAGAGTATTATGGACCCAGTCAAGCCTAG
- a CDS encoding FecR domain-containing protein — protein MCDKQLTNHPNLKRDRSIFSWTLSIGLALASLVLLPCAAVAEPEELEWARVDFLSNRVQLVPREQRSRRARIADVLSIGDALRTARASRAELRFNDDSLARIGERATFRFTPSTRNFQLSNGTILLLIPPGRGRSTVQTPNAVTGIQGSALFVRYIPETETTIVGALTDNPNGPMILFNEDGSEQQALRSHEIGVVEGDRITQVYQFDGELFWQTSGLAEGLDYLPAPSQPGSSLEANDPLEGVRQEIREALSNQRPLNGNGIIENPDSFSRPAPPAEVVPKPATVEPTAADSQQSTPVTTNGAAEPDSVEGTISDTSEGSDTSVESTDIATVGNGTTDQEILDTSEELEMQVAQDLELELELEADGVEVHDLEINETVQQYLEGDTGELSSSQDFEADSSLQPNTADATEDAESSSSAVGNNSDRSADVEASTDSDLDSGVEGGVAPTIEDNSPATNDSAVTENLIEDTVETDSNTSSSADELNGNLTGDLDSSVSTDTSPESVDSLNAVPTTEDSTLPTTDIENPTVDSPDTIAPDAVTPAPINIIDITPAAEEPPIEILSPTDQIEIIVPVMDPGVPVEPPVPVEPPVEPPAPIEPPVPIEPPVPIEPPTPVEPPVEPPAPVEPPVPVEPPVEPPAPVEPPVPVEPPVEPPVPVEPPVEPPVEPPVPVEPPVPVEPPVPVEPPVEPPGPVEPPVEPPVPVELPVEPPGPVEPPTPVEPPVEPPGPVEPPTPVEPPVPVEPPVPSGPGEQMSNGVVNPSP, from the coding sequence ATGTGTGATAAGCAGTTGACAAATCATCCTAACCTGAAGCGCGATCGCTCTATCTTCTCGTGGACTTTGTCTATAGGGCTCGCCTTAGCTAGTCTTGTCCTCCTACCTTGTGCGGCTGTTGCAGAGCCTGAGGAGCTTGAGTGGGCAAGGGTAGATTTCTTGAGCAACCGAGTACAGCTTGTTCCTAGAGAGCAAAGAAGTCGGCGTGCAAGAATTGCTGATGTCCTAAGCATCGGTGATGCTCTAAGGACCGCTAGAGCATCGCGCGCTGAGCTACGTTTCAACGACGACTCTTTAGCACGCATTGGAGAAAGGGCTACCTTTCGATTTACTCCAAGCACTCGTAACTTCCAGCTAAGTAATGGCACCATTTTGCTGTTGATTCCCCCAGGCAGAGGCCGTAGCACTGTTCAAACGCCTAATGCAGTGACAGGCATTCAAGGCTCCGCGCTGTTTGTACGCTACATACCAGAGACGGAAACGACAATCGTCGGTGCGCTGACAGATAACCCCAACGGGCCGATGATTCTGTTCAACGAAGACGGAAGTGAGCAGCAGGCGTTACGCTCGCATGAGATCGGTGTGGTCGAAGGTGATCGAATCACTCAGGTCTATCAGTTTGACGGTGAGTTGTTCTGGCAGACTAGTGGCCTAGCAGAAGGTCTTGACTACCTACCAGCACCTTCTCAGCCAGGTAGTTCTTTGGAGGCAAATGATCCTTTAGAAGGCGTTCGCCAGGAAATTAGGGAGGCACTGTCAAATCAACGTCCGCTTAATGGCAACGGTATTATCGAAAACCCCGATTCCTTTAGCAGACCAGCTCCACCAGCAGAAGTTGTTCCCAAGCCAGCTACCGTTGAACCCACAGCAGCAGATTCTCAACAATCGACACCCGTCACTACTAACGGCGCCGCAGAACCTGATTCCGTAGAAGGCACTATCTCAGATACTTCTGAGGGTTCCGACACGTCTGTGGAAAGCACAGATATAGCAACGGTGGGCAATGGCACTACTGATCAAGAAATACTGGACACTTCAGAAGAGTTGGAAATGCAAGTAGCCCAAGACCTTGAGTTGGAGCTAGAGCTAGAGGCAGATGGCGTAGAAGTGCATGACTTAGAGATCAATGAGACAGTTCAGCAATACTTAGAAGGAGATACCGGTGAGCTAAGCAGCTCACAAGATTTCGAAGCGGATAGTTCCTTACAGCCCAACACCGCAGATGCAACGGAAGACGCTGAAAGTAGCTCGTCAGCGGTAGGCAACAACAGCGATCGCTCTGCTGATGTAGAAGCCTCGACTGATAGCGACTTAGATAGTGGAGTAGAAGGTGGAGTAGCGCCAACCATCGAAGACAATTCGCCTGCAACGAATGACTCAGCAGTCACAGAAAACTTGATAGAAGACACAGTAGAAACTGACAGCAATACCAGCAGTAGTGCTGACGAACTCAATGGTAACCTCACTGGTGACTTAGACAGCAGTGTAAGTACAGACACTAGTCCAGAATCGGTTGATAGTCTCAACGCTGTTCCGACTACTGAGGATTCGACACTCCCTACCACTGATATAGAAAATCCGACAGTAGATAGTCCGGATACTATCGCACCAGATGCAGTCACGCCGGCACCTATCAATATCATAGACATAACGCCTGCCGCTGAAGAACCGCCGATTGAGATACTGTCACCGACAGACCAAATTGAGATTATCGTACCCGTCATGGACCCAGGTGTTCCTGTAGAGCCACCCGTTCCTGTAGAGCCGCCTGTAGAGCCGCCCGCGCCTATTGAACCACCCGTTCCTATTGAACCACCCGTTCCTATTGAACCACCGACTCCTGTAGAGCCACCTGTTGAACCACCCGCACCTGTAGAGCCACCTGTTCCTGTAGAGCCACCTGTTGAACCACCCGCACCTGTAGAGCCACCTGTTCCTGTAGAGCCACCTGTAGAGCCACCTGTTCCTGTAGAGCCACCTGTTGAACCACCTGTAGAGCCACCTGTTCCTGTTGAACCACCTGTTCCTGTTGAACCACCCGTTCCTGTTGAACCACCCGTAGAGCCACCTGGTCCTGTTGAACCACCCGTAGAGCCACCTGTTCCTGTTGAACTACCCGTAGAGCCACCTGGTCCTGTGGAGCCACCAACTCCTGTTGAACCACCTGTTGAACCACCTGGTCCTGTGGAGCCACCGACTCCTGTTGAACCACCTGTTCCTGTGGAGCCACCTGTTCCCTCGGGTCCGGGTGAGCAGATGAGCAATGGCGTGGTGAATCCGTCACCGTAA
- a CDS encoding ABC transporter ATP-binding protein: MSPLIQFRNIAKVYGTGNTEVRALWDVNMIIDGGEYCSIMGPSGSGKSTAMNMIGCLDQPTTGEYLFDGQDVAKLAENELAHIRNRKIGFVFQQFHLLPHLSALENVEQPMMYAGVSGKQRKQRAAEALERVGLENRMNNRPNQLSGGQQQRVAIARAIVNNPLLILADEPTGALDTQTTKDVIDIFSELNKSGITVVMVTHEPEVARFTNRIIWFRDGEVVNHHLDPAELATVTAMPV, translated from the coding sequence ATGTCTCCCCTGATTCAGTTTCGCAATATTGCCAAAGTCTACGGCACAGGTAATACCGAAGTTCGCGCTCTGTGGGATGTCAATATGATTATTGACGGCGGTGAGTACTGCTCAATTATGGGGCCGTCAGGCTCAGGAAAATCCACGGCAATGAACATGATTGGCTGTCTTGATCAGCCGACAACAGGGGAATATTTATTCGATGGGCAAGATGTTGCGAAGCTAGCCGAAAATGAATTAGCTCACATTCGCAATCGAAAGATCGGGTTTGTCTTTCAACAGTTTCATCTGTTACCCCATCTTAGCGCCTTAGAAAATGTGGAACAGCCGATGATGTACGCCGGCGTTTCAGGAAAACAGCGAAAACAGCGAGCTGCCGAAGCACTAGAAAGGGTAGGCCTAGAAAATAGGATGAACAATCGGCCCAATCAGCTATCGGGGGGCCAGCAGCAGCGAGTGGCGATCGCCCGTGCCATCGTTAACAATCCTTTGCTGATTCTAGCCGACGAACCTACCGGAGCCCTGGACACCCAGACGACTAAGGACGTAATTGATATCTTCTCTGAGCTAAACAAAAGTGGCATCACTGTTGTGATGGTTACGCACGAACCCGAAGTAGCTCGGTTCACTAATAGAATTATCTGGTTTCGTGATGGAGAAGTTGTCAACCATCATTTAGATCCAGCAGAGCTAGCTACCGTCACGGCAATGCCTGTATAG
- a CDS encoding SDR family oxidoreductase translates to MNSNLEHTIITGGSSGIGKAIALQLAEQGSCISIIGRSQTRLQLAKAEIEQARRSVQQKVVTVVADVSDRPQAEKAIQTAIEELGPPRLLVTSAGIARPGHFQALSAEVFEAAMSTNYFGTLYCIRAVLPVMEQQRSGHLCLISSAAGLVGLYGYSAYGPSKFAVRGLAESLRAELKPIGVGVSVVYPPDTQTPQLVEENKTKPAATKAITATAKAWTAGDVARLILQGVQQNRFEISPGVEVKVLTRLHSLIAPLLNSYFDRIVARHPRD, encoded by the coding sequence ATGAATAGCAACCTTGAGCACACAATCATTACCGGTGGATCGAGTGGGATTGGTAAGGCGATCGCGCTGCAATTAGCAGAACAGGGTAGCTGCATCTCAATTATTGGCCGCAGTCAGACTCGCTTGCAGTTGGCAAAAGCAGAAATAGAACAGGCTAGAAGGTCTGTCCAGCAGAAGGTAGTGACGGTGGTAGCAGATGTAAGCGATCGCCCTCAGGCTGAAAAAGCGATTCAAACCGCTATAGAAGAACTTGGGCCACCTCGCTTACTCGTGACTAGTGCAGGTATTGCGCGACCGGGACACTTTCAAGCACTGTCTGCAGAAGTGTTTGAAGCGGCCATGTCTACCAACTACTTTGGTACGCTCTACTGTATTCGTGCCGTCTTGCCCGTCATGGAACAACAACGCTCGGGTCATCTATGCCTAATCTCATCTGCTGCTGGCCTAGTTGGACTTTACGGCTATAGCGCCTACGGTCCTAGCAAATTCGCCGTTCGAGGCCTGGCTGAATCGCTTCGAGCAGAGCTAAAGCCGATAGGTGTTGGTGTTTCTGTGGTTTATCCCCCTGATACCCAGACTCCCCAGCTTGTCGAGGAAAACAAAACGAAGCCGGCTGCGACCAAAGCAATTACGGCAACCGCTAAAGCGTGGACAGCAGGCGATGTTGCACGGCTCATCTTGCAAGGCGTACAGCAAAATCGATTTGAGATTTCTCCAGGGGTAGAAGTCAAAGTTCTGACTCGATTGCACAGCTTGATAGCGCCGCTGCTAAATAGTTACTTTGACAGAATCGTTGCTAGACATCCACGCGATTAG
- a CDS encoding DUF3177 family protein: MRPLVWTDYRLALLVTVFVPLTILIWSWVKKSEAISSLMTIYWRVASLLAITVYLMIGGWGISFITALLAKVLIPLSVWFWADLNEEIREQPKRSLILGFNAWRWAISAYCVLSGILQILFIRCAFSAAQLSSTVCQAWLEPSLFFKDYIHSGLTRGFLGFWGIVGLVIYSLYLAYFVFVKLGRQGRSALNQ, translated from the coding sequence GTGCGTCCTTTGGTTTGGACCGATTATCGATTAGCGCTGCTGGTTACTGTCTTTGTCCCACTGACTATCTTGATCTGGTCGTGGGTAAAGAAATCAGAAGCGATTAGCTCGCTGATGACAATCTACTGGCGAGTTGCTAGCCTGTTGGCAATTACGGTCTACTTGATGATAGGAGGCTGGGGCATTAGCTTTATTACAGCGCTATTAGCTAAGGTTCTAATTCCTCTAAGCGTTTGGTTTTGGGCAGATCTTAATGAGGAAATCAGAGAACAGCCCAAGCGATCGCTCATTCTAGGATTTAATGCCTGGCGTTGGGCTATCTCAGCCTACTGCGTACTAAGTGGGATTTTACAGATACTTTTTATTCGTTGTGCATTTTCTGCCGCTCAGCTTAGTAGTACTGTTTGCCAGGCTTGGCTAGAGCCTTCACTATTTTTCAAAGACTATATACATAGCGGCCTGACTAGGGGATTCCTAGGTTTCTGGGGTATCGTCGGACTAGTAATCTATAGCCTCTACCTAGCTTATTTCGTCTTTGTTAAACTGGGTCGTCAGGGTCGCTCAGCACTAAATCAATAG
- a CDS encoding RraA family protein, translating into MAKTLTKYQSISPTAYADGLGREQFMDIGMRELWPQIPRIAGPAYTARCMPGDNLMLHAAIYRAAPGEIIVVEAGDSDYAISGGNVCAIAQKRGIAGFIIDGAIRDIAEVREARFPVFARGCIPKPGKKAQLGELQQPIICGGVRVFPKDIVIADEEGIAVVPHREAEAVWKIAKERADKDATQSLSEWESAHRTKIEKLLLEKGFVEPSE; encoded by the coding sequence GTGGCAAAGACCTTGACGAAGTACCAATCTATCTCTCCAACTGCCTATGCTGATGGACTAGGCCGAGAACAGTTCATGGATATCGGCATGCGTGAGCTATGGCCACAAATTCCGCGCATTGCTGGGCCTGCTTATACTGCGCGGTGTATGCCAGGTGATAATCTGATGCTGCATGCGGCAATCTACCGGGCTGCGCCAGGAGAGATCATTGTGGTAGAAGCAGGAGATAGTGACTACGCAATTAGTGGCGGCAATGTCTGCGCGATCGCCCAGAAAAGAGGCATTGCTGGCTTTATCATTGATGGTGCTATTCGAGACATTGCTGAAGTAAGAGAGGCTAGATTCCCTGTTTTTGCTAGGGGTTGCATTCCTAAACCAGGGAAGAAAGCGCAGTTAGGTGAACTGCAGCAGCCAATCATCTGCGGTGGCGTCAGAGTCTTTCCAAAAGACATTGTGATCGCGGATGAGGAAGGGATTGCTGTCGTGCCTCATAGAGAAGCCGAAGCAGTTTGGAAGATTGCCAAAGAGAGAGCAGATAAAGATGCCACGCAGTCGCTGTCAGAGTGGGAGAGCGCTCACCGCACAAAGATCGAAAAACTGTTATTAGAAAAAGGGTTTGTAGAACCTAGCGAGTAA
- a CDS encoding 3-deoxy-7-phosphoheptulonate synthase, giving the protein MYKTQDLHVVENRPLLAPNQLLTKLPLTETAAALVTETRDRIRNIMHNEDHRLLVIVGPCSVHDVDAAYDYAQKLIKLRERFSDQLEIVMRVYFEKPRTSIGWKGLINDPHLDGSYDINEGLRLARKLLLDLCDLGLPAATELLDPITPQYIADVIAWTAIGARTTESQTHREMASGLSMPIGFKNNTDGSLQAASNAMLAASQPHHFLGINGDGHASIVSTTGNADGHLVLRGGKQGPNYESAHVESAAQTLAEQNLNPRIMVDCSHANANKDHNRQVTVLENIAEQVRLGSQHLMGVMIESHLIAGNQPIPKDLKALNYGQSITDACVSIETTAAMLDQLASAVKQSSAAKVGA; this is encoded by the coding sequence ATGTACAAGACCCAAGACCTTCACGTGGTCGAAAATCGTCCCTTGCTTGCTCCTAATCAACTACTTACGAAGCTCCCTTTGACTGAGACGGCCGCTGCCTTAGTCACAGAAACGCGTGATCGCATTCGTAATATCATGCACAACGAAGATCACCGCCTGCTGGTGATTGTCGGTCCTTGTTCTGTGCACGATGTAGACGCTGCCTATGACTATGCGCAAAAGCTGATTAAGCTCAGAGAGAGATTTTCAGACCAGCTGGAAATTGTCATGCGAGTCTACTTTGAAAAGCCACGGACAAGTATTGGTTGGAAGGGTCTGATTAACGATCCTCATCTAGACGGTAGCTACGATATCAATGAAGGATTACGATTAGCTCGAAAGCTGCTACTTGATCTCTGTGATCTGGGTTTGCCGGCTGCTACAGAGCTACTAGACCCCATCACGCCACAATACATCGCCGATGTGATTGCCTGGACAGCTATCGGTGCCCGGACGACTGAAAGTCAAACGCACAGAGAAATGGCGTCAGGTCTTTCTATGCCTATCGGTTTTAAAAACAACACTGATGGCAGCTTGCAAGCGGCCTCTAATGCCATGCTAGCGGCTAGCCAGCCGCACCATTTTCTTGGAATCAACGGCGATGGCCATGCCAGTATCGTTTCTACGACAGGCAACGCTGATGGCCACTTGGTTCTAAGAGGTGGCAAACAAGGCCCTAACTACGAAAGCGCCCATGTAGAAAGCGCTGCCCAAACGCTCGCTGAGCAAAACCTAAATCCACGCATCATGGTTGATTGTAGCCATGCTAACGCTAACAAAGATCACAATCGCCAAGTTACTGTGCTAGAGAACATTGCTGAGCAAGTAAGGCTTGGCTCACAGCACCTGATGGGCGTCATGATCGAGAGCCATCTAATCGCAGGCAATCAACCTATTCCTAAAGATTTGAAGGCTCTGAACTATGGTCAAAGTATCACTGATGCCTGCGTGAGCATTGAAACAACTGCCGCAATGTTAGACCAGCTTGCGTCTGCAGTAAAACAGTCAAGTGCGGCCAAAGTCGGCGCTTAG